One genomic window of Gavia stellata isolate bGavSte3 chromosome 7, bGavSte3.hap2, whole genome shotgun sequence includes the following:
- the PCNX4 gene encoding pecanex-like protein 4 translates to MGPDVPLLNDYKQEFFLKRFPQTVLGGPRFKLGYCAPPYIYVNQIILFLTPWVLGGVGTLLYQLGVMKDYYTAALSGGLMFVTALILQMTNLYAKQKTVTVERMQIQNTLTDEDEFEFSSCVGSETVKFIIPGKKYIINTVFHSLLAGVLCGLGTWYLLPNRITLLYSNIAGTVMIFVFGWVTVCIGEYSLIINTATETATFQALDTYEITALMRPFYIFVFIAVDLAHRFAVNTPILEQTNQILHIIFLFLPFLWAMGILPPLDALFLWGMEQLLEFGLGGSPMSSNTKLLVMFLISAGTAIASYFIPSTLGVILFMTGFGFILSLNLSEIAFAFKHTMISHLASSKSKNMHRGLRIQFGWREFIFYLTVLTFALIEASLLHQFAGFSSFSKASPQAIASYILIILLIIMWILREIQRVYLFGVFRNPFYPKDVRTVTVFMEKQRRLMKVGVVRRILLTLVSPFAMIAFLSLDRSLQNLHSVSVCIGFSRIFRMVWQNTENALLDIVVVSIAQMLVFNTDLWWNRSLDTGIRLLLVGILRDRLLQFVSKLQFAIAILLTSWTEKKQRRKSTATLITLNVVFFPILLTFVAISALLSSPLLPLFTLPVFLIGFPRPVRSWPGPVGAAACVCSDTVYYQQMVPSLAVALQSALAAGSLGVSLPGSHYLCRLQDRLMWILVLEKGFTYCGVNIKGLELQETSCHAAEAHRVDEIFEMAFEHQDHTKILSPNHHFGHILTPCTVLPVRLYSDARNVLSGIIDSHENLKHLKDDFIKVLVWMLVQYCYKKSKTWESPGNADKNKKGSFPENQISGAVERSRPLREEDSFSVDTIEDWTDDSDIFDLEPSSKMKDRREPGQLGTTPKVHLSIPGSVETQSQGVPQEMSPEDKLYRAVVLGLPAVDRGKQQEVLPQIEFSCSYSELLSIPEEWRTAPLPASKVNEMRQRFPEEWYHFILSQLDFFHLKEKPSNLLEDLMKDKALKDLYIHGVLSCCFGLFGLDNTVPAPSHVFRAYTGGIPWSVGLDWLTGKPELFQLALKAFRYTFKLMVDKASLGPVENFKELVNYLEEYENDWYIGLVSDLEWQQAVLQEKPYLFSLGHDPNMGIYTGRVLTLQELLVQVGKLNDEAVRGQWANLSWELLYATNDDEERYSIQAHPVLLRNLTVQAADPPLGYPIYSSELLHLPLF, encoded by the exons ATGGGTCCAGATGTACCTCTGCTGAATGATTACAAACAGGAGTTCTTCTTGAAGCGCTTTCCGCAGACTGTGCTGGGAGGTCCCCGGTTTAAATTAGGCTATTGTGCCCCTCCTTACATATATGTGAATCAGATTATTCTTTTCTTGACGCCATGGGTTTTGGGAGGAGTAGGAACACTTTTGTACCAGTTAGGCGTTATGAAAGACTACTATACTGCAGCACTTTCAGGAGGACTGATGTTTGTAACTGCACTTATTCTTCAGATGACAAATCTgtatgcaaaacagaaaacagtaacagtAGAAAGAATGCAAATTCAGAATACCCTAACAGATGAAGATGAGTTTGAATTTTCCAGCTGTGTAGGTTCAGAGACAGTAAAATTTATTATTCCTGGCAAGAAGTATATAATCAACACTGTATTTCATTCCCTTCTGGCAGGGGTATTGTGTGGGTTGGGAACTTGGTATTTGCTGCCAAACAGAATAACCTTGCTGTACAGCAACATTGCAGGAACTGTTATGATCTTTGTATTTGGATGGGTGACTGTATGTATAGGGGAGTATTCGTTAATCATAAATACAGCTACCGAAACAGCTACTTTCCAAGCACTGGATACTTATGAAATCACTGCTCTGATGAGACCTTTctacatttttgtctttattgcaGTGGATCTTGCACACAG GTTTGCTGTCAACACACCCATTCTAGAACAGACAAACCAGATTTTGCACatcatatttcttttcctgccgTTCTTATGGGCAATGGGAATTCTGCCCCCGCTTGACGCACTTTTTCTATGGGGAATGGAACAACTGTTGGAGTTTGGACTAGGAGGTTCACCTATGTCAAGTAACACAAA GTTATTAGTAATGTTTCTCATTTCTGCTGGAACAGCAATAGCATCGTATTTCATTCCCAGCACTCTCGGTGTGATCCTCTTCATGACTGGATTTGGGTTCATACTGAGTCTTAACCTAAGCGAGATTGCGTTTGCCTTCAAACACACCATGATCAGCCATTTAGCCTCCAGCAAATCTAAAAATATGCACAGAGGTCTTAGAATACAATTTGGGTGgagggaatttattttttatttgactgTATTGACATTTGCTCTCATAGAAGCTAGCCTGCTGCATCAATTTGCAGGCTTTTCATCATTTTCCAAAGCCAGTCCTCAGGCTATAGCGAGTTACATTCTGATTATATTACTTATAATTATGTGGATTCTTAGAGAGATTCAGAGAGTGTACTTGTTTGGAGTCTTCCGAAACCCCTTTTATCCAAAGGATGTCAGGACTGTGACTGTGTTCATGGAgaagcaaagaaggctaatgaaAGTTGGTGTTGTCAGGAGGATTTTACTAACACTAG TGTCTCCGTTTGCTATGATAGCATTCCTGTCACTAGACCGTTCGCTACAAAATCTTCATTCTGTGTCTGTTTGCATTGGATTCTCAAGAATATTTAGGATg GTCTGGCAGAATACAGAAAATGCCCTACTGGACATAGTGGTTGTGTCAATAGCACAAATGTTGGTGTTTAATACAGACCTCTGGTGGAACAGGAGCCTTGATACAGGAATCAGACTTTTGCTG GTTGGTATCCTACGGGATCGACTGCTTCAGTTTGTCTCAAAGTTGCAGTTTGCCATAGCTATTCTTTTGACGTCGtggacagagaaaaaacaacgTCGCAAATCTACCGCCACCTTAATCACCCTCAATGTCGTTTTCTTCCCGATCCTGCTGACTTTCGTCGCCATCTCTgcactcctttcttctcccttgctTCCACTCTTCACGCTACCGGTATTTTTGATTGGGTTTCCTAGGCCTGTACGAAGCTGGCCAGGACCTGTGGGTGCTGCAGCGTGTGTTTGCTCCGATACGGTGTACTACCAGCAGATGGTTCCGAGTCTGGCTGTTGCTCTGCAGTCTGCACTAGCAGCCGGTAGCCTAG GTGTCTCTCTACCTGGATCACATTACTTGTGCCGTTTGCAGGATAGACTGATGTGGATATTGGTGCTAGAAAAAGGCTTCACTTACTGTGGTGTTAACATTAAG GGATTAGAATTGCAGGAAACATCCTGTCATGCTGCTGAAGCTCACAGAGTTGATGAAATTTTTGAAATGGCCTTCGAACATCAGGACCACACAAAGATTCTCTCTCCTAATCACCATTTTGGACACATTTTGACTCCTTGTACTGTTCTACCTGTGCGGCTGTATTCCGACGCCAGAAATGTGTTATCTGGAATAATTGACTCTCATGAGAATTTAAAGCATCTGAAAGATGATTTCATTAAAGTGCTTGTATGGATGCTTGTCCAGTATTGTtataaaaaatcaaaaacatgGGAAAGCCCGGGCAATGCTGACAAGAACAAAAAAGGGTCATTTCCAGAAAATCAGATTAGCGGTGCAGTAGAAAGATCCAGGCCTCTGAGGGAAGAAGATAGCTTTAGTGTTGATACAATTGAGGACTGGACTGATGATAGTGACATTTTTGATCTTGAACCcagcagcaaaatgaaagacagaagagaacCTGGGCAGTTGGGAACTACACCAAAAGTACACCTGTCTATTCCAGGATCTGTAGAAACACAGAGCCAAGGTGTCCCACAAGAAATGTCACCAGAAGATAAGTTATACAGGGCTGTTGTGCTTGGGCTTCCTGCTGTAGACAGAGGGAAACAGCAAGAAGTTTTACCTCAGATTGAATTTAGCTGCTCTTACTCAGAGCTATTGAGCATCCCTGAAGAATGGAGAACAGCCCCGTTGCCTGCTTCCAAAGTCAATGAAATGAGGCAGAGGTTTCCAGAAGAATGGTACCACTTCATTTTGAGTCAGCTGGacttttttcatctgaaagaaaagccTTCTAATTTACTTGAAGACCTTATGAAAGATAAAGCTTTGAAAGACTTATACATCCACGGTGTATTGTCGTGTTGTTTTGGTCTGTTTGGACTGGATAACACTGTGCCTGCCCCAAGCCATGTGTTCAGAGCATACACGGGTGGTATTCCATGGTCTGTTGGTTTGGACTGGCTAACCGGCAAACCGGAGCTATTCCAACTTGCATTAAAAGCATtcag ATACACTTTTAAACTTATGGTTGACAAAGCAAGCCTGGGTCCAGTTGAGAACTTCAAAGAGCTGGTTAACTATCTGGAAGAATATGAAAACGATTGGTACATTGGACTGGTATCAGATCTTGAGTGGCAGCAagcagttcttcaggaaaagcCATACCTTTTTTCTCTGGGGCATGACCCAAACATG GGAATTTACACTGGGCGAGTCCTCACTCTTCAGGAATTGTTAGTACAAGTGGGAAAACTTAACGACGAAGCTGTCCGAGGTCAGTGGGcaaatctgtcctgggagctgCTTTATGCTACAAATGATGATGAAGAACGCTACAGCATCCAGGCACACCCCGTTCTTCTGCGAAACCTTACTGTGCAAGCTGCGGACCCGCCTCTTGGCTACCCCATTTATTCATCTGAACTTCTGCATCTGCCTTTGTTCTAG